The Anopheles coluzzii chromosome 2, AcolN3, whole genome shotgun sequence genome window below encodes:
- the LOC120949933 gene encoding exonuclease 1 translates to MGITGLLPFLEKASSACHLRELRGKCVAIDTYCWLHRGAFGCAERLARGDSTDMHIQYCLKYVQLLLSHNIKPILVFDGQHLPAKAATEAKRREIRETARKRGAELLRLGRIDEARSFLRRCVDITHEMALQLMQECRKRGVDCIVAPYEADAQLAYLNRTDIAQYVITEDSDLVLFGCNRILFKLDLTGHGRLVEASKLHLAMGCREDRYKFAKFRYMCILSGCDYLDSLPGIGLGKACKFMLKTEDPDIRRALAKIPAYLNMRQLSVTEEYKDEFLKADATFKHMVVYDPVQRRQTRLVDPDDEGTPEQYCCNAGKFLDEKVAFQLAVGNLDPFSLRKMDDWHPDEADVDVAAGKNQHPSIWRKDYMLLRDAKQAQNSTQTQKPTTLPSFVKRAVHHVEHAVDQNTNETITDVLQIYGIQNPDEPPSKRSCHAQKSFHPAESHVAIDYQDVEALDVLEQLEQPKTPKRTRNPFAVSPNKSLLSRDTLLSPTKITPETRSLLHNVSPVKRIDYSQQRSQLVTTSIVGSGATSSRLSRFKTAHSKGVTISKDEPKVISRFFCTQQNRSQSRTTDTSKGSNSIAKTSEDDSPKKSCTKQDVACLLVSPTAIVKDIKSKRDSHALKATAIYLSSPEARLQSRGDRTPEKRKRVQIPTESGESSNSVLGRFDSGIAMSENNSNEDEGSLECDSGTGLSSSQKENDDVVMHPVEMECSDLKPRNARLALFERRPAKQLSQSLESKDNIEELAIVLDDDSSSDEDTEKRTADAQQAISAEKVHSPVKATHKTETVKPFQLPSSSTGKVEASTKSKARSSCKRPGLSINRKQSVPKTDNTNLGLTQTRLSMFGFQKKPSMQLNNR, encoded by the exons ATGGGCATTACCGGGTTGCTGCCGTTCCTGGAAAAGGCGAGCAGCGCTTGCCATTTGCGCGAACTCCGCGGCAAGTGTGTAGCCATAGATACCTACTGCTGGCTTCATCGCGGAGCGTTTGGTTGCGCAGAACGGTTGGCCCGTGGCGACTCGACTGATATGCACATTCAGTACTGCCTGAAGTACGTGCAGCTGTTGCTTTCACACAATATCAAACCAATCCTCGTTTTCGATGGGCAGCATCTGCCAGCGAAAGCTGCCACCGAGGCGAAGCGTCGCGAGATCAGAGAAACTGCCCGCAAGCGTGGAGCGGAACTGTTGCGCTTGGGTCGTATCGACGAAGCCCGCAGCTTCTTGAGACGATGCGTCGATATCACCCACGAAATGGCTCTTCAGCTGATGCAGGAATGTCGCAAACGCGGTGTCGATTGTATCGTAGCACCGTACGAAGCTGACGCGCAGCTGGCGTACCTCAACCGCACCGACATCGCCCAGTACGTCATCACGGAAGATTCGGATCTGGTGCTGTTCGGATGCAATCGTATCCTGTTCAAGCTGGACTTGACGGGCCATGGACGGTTGGTCGAGGCGAGCAAACTGCATCTAGCGATGGGATGTCGGGAGGATCGCTACAAGTTTGCTAAATTTCGGTACATGTGCATCCTGTCGGGTTGCGATTATTTAGATTCCTTGCCCGGCATTGGTCTGGGGAAGGCGTGCAAGTTCATGCTGAAAACGGAAGATCCCGATATACGCAGGGCGTTGGCAAAGATTCCGGCATACCTGAACATGAGGCAGCTGTCCGTGACGGAGGAGTATAAGGACGAGTTCCTAAAGGCGGATGCTACCTTCAAGCATATGGTGGTGTACGATCCTGTGCAACGCCGCCAGACCAGACTGGTGGACCCGGACGACGAGGGTACTCCAGAGCAGTACTGTTGCAATGCCGGCAAGTTTTTGGATGAGAAAGTAGCATTCCAGCTAGCGGTTGGGAATTTGGATCCTTTTTCGCTGCGCAAAATGGACGATTGGCATCCAGATGAAGCGGATGTAGATGTGGCGGCAGGCAAGAATCAACATCCTAGCATCTGGCGGAAGGATTACATGTTGCTAAGGGACGCAAAGCAAgcacaaaacagcacacaaacacagaaaccAACCACATTGCCGTCATTCGTGAAGCGTGCAGTGCATCACGTGGAGCACGCTGTTGACCAGAACACTAACGAAACGATCACTGATGTCTTGCAAATTTACGGCATTCAAAATCCCGACGAACCACCCTCGAAACGATCGTGCCATGCGCAAAAGTCTTTTCATCCCGCCGAATCTCACGTTGCGATTGACTATCAAGATGTGGAAGCGCTTGACGTGCTGGAACAATTGGAGCAACCAAAAACGCCCAAACGCACCCGAAATCCGTTTGCAGTCTCTCCCAACAAATCGTTGCTGAGCCGCGATACATTGCTTTCGCCCACCAAAATAACACCGGAAACACGATCCCTGCTGCACAATGTAAGCCCAGTCAAGCGGATCGACTACTCTCAGCAACGCAGCCAGTTAGTAACGACATCCATAGTAGGCAGTGGCGCTACTTCCAGCCGATTGAGTCGGTTTAAAACGGCCCACAGCAAGGGTGTAACTATTTCTAAGGATGAACCTAAAGTGATCAGTAGATTTTTctgcacacaacaaaacagatCACAAAGCCGTACGACGGATACAAGTAAAGGAAGCAATAGTATAGCTAAAACTTCCGAAGACGACAGTCCCAAGAAGAGCTGCACAAAGCAGGATGTCGCCTGTTTACTCGTTTCTCCCACTGCCATAGTGAAGGACATCAAGAGCAAGCGAGATTCGCATGCCCTTAAAGCGACTGCTATTTACCTCAGCTCACCGGAAGCGCGACTGCAGAGTCGAGGCGATCGAACGCCAGAAAAGCGTAAACGGGTGCAAATACCTACCGAGTCAGGGGAAAGCAGTAATTCTGTGCTCGGTCGGTTTGACAGTGGAATAGCAATGAGCGAAAATAACTCTAACGAGGACGAAGGTTCGCTAGAGTGTGATAGCGGTACAGGATTAAGCTCTTCCCAGAAGGAAAATGATGATGTCGTAATGCATCCTGTTGAAATGGAATGTTCCGACCTCAAGCCGCGTAATGCCCGTTTAGCGCTATTCGAGAGGCGGCCAGCGAAGCAGCTGAGCCAGTCGCTGGAAAGTAAAGACAACATTGAAGAGCTCGCCATCGTGCTGGACGACGATAGTAGTAGCGACGAAGACACTGAAAAGCGTACTGCTGATGCCCAACAGGCGATATCGGCGGAAAAAGTCCACAGCCCTGTGAAGGCAACACACAAGACTGAAACAGTGAAACCGTTCCAGCTGCCATCATCGTCTACGGGGAAAGTAGAAGCTTCCACCAAGTCTAAGGCGCGTTCTTCATGCAAACGGCCAGGACTGTCGATAAATAGGAAGCAATCTGTTCCCAAAACGGACAATACTAATTTAGGTTTAACGCAAACTCGATTGTCTATGTTCGGGTTTCAGAAAAAG CCTTCGATGCAGCTGAATAATCGGTAA
- the LOC120949940 gene encoding nucleolin, whose product MTKNPTKAELKAEIQKILKDANLEETAAKKVRLQLEKNLKCDLSNRKKEVDELVMDYVNSQASSEGEEDDDEEDDDHAGNGKGNKKDKKAKGNSDYEDDEEDEEEEDDDDDEDFSEEEKPKGRKSAGKRGTPAKRGPAKKKRRASNSEDDSGDDDKGSDDDYNPKGSGKGKAASKKKNNSDSDSDGDWKQTKPAAKAKKAGGGGGGAKRSNGYTRPYTLSPELAEVCGAESLPRHEVVKKMWAIIKERNLYDPKNRQFAICDEQLRKVIGVKRFRTFGMLKYLKPHFKD is encoded by the exons ATGACTAAAAATCCGACGAAAGCTGAGCTTAAGGCTGAAATTCAAA AAATTCTTAAGGATGCCAACCTGGAGGAAACAGCAGCGAAGAAGGTGCGTCTACAGCTGGAAAAGAATTTAAAGTGCGATCTTTCCAATCGCAAAAAGGAGGTGGATGAACTCGTGATGGACTACGTAAATTCACAAGCTTCCTCCGAGGGAGAGGAAGATGACGATGAGGAGGACGATGATCATGCAGGTAACGGCAAGGGTaacaaaaaggacaaaaaagcCAAAGGTAACAGTGACTACGAAGATGACGAagaggatgaggaggaggaagatgacgacgatgatgaagaTTTCTCCGAGGAAGAGAAACCGAAGGGACGTAAGAGTGCCGGAAAGCGCGGCACACCGGCCAAACGGGGCCCGGCCAAGAAGAAGAGACGCGCCTCCAACAGTGAGGACGATTCCGGCGATGATGATAAGGGTAGCGATGACGACTACAACCCAAAGGGCAGTGGGAAGGGCAAGGCGGCAAGTAAGAAAAAGAACAATTCCGACTCGGATTCTGACGGAGACTGGAAGCAAACCAAACCGGCAGCTAAGGCTAAGaaggctggtggtggtggtggtggtgccaaGAGATCAAATGGCTACACACGACCGTACACACTATCTCCAGAACTGGCGGAAGTGTGCGGTGCGGAGTCATTGCCACGACATGAGGTGGTGAAGAAAATGTGGGCCATCATTAAGGAACGTAATCTGTACGATCCGAAAAACAGACAGTTTGCCATCTGCGATGAACAACTGCGAAAAGTGATTGGTGTAAAACGATTCCGTACCTTTGGTATGCTTAAATATTTAAAGCCCCATTTTAAAGACTAA